The following coding sequences are from one Phycisphaeraceae bacterium window:
- a CDS encoding deoxyribonuclease IV, producing MSNHNRTTMMKHLIGSHLSIAGGLENAAIEAKALGMRCVQVFTKNQRQWSAPPLKDETVEKWHAAVKDAKLKTTVSHDSYLINPGSTDAGTRKKSIDLLVVEIENCATLKIPYLVMHPGAHLGDGEEKGIDRIAKGIDQAHERTSDADVLTCLEVTAGQGTNLGYKLEHLAAIIDRCDSAERLGVCLDTAHLIAAGYDLTSGDGMASVIKEIKQVLTFDRIKVIHVNDSKVERGKRVDRHEHIGMGHVSPEAFGVLLNHKVLGKLPLILETPKGEAPDGRSWDLVNIEALEAMAETNS from the coding sequence ATGAGTAACCACAACAGGACGACGATGATGAAGCACCTGATCGGCAGCCACCTCTCCATCGCCGGCGGACTCGAAAACGCAGCGATCGAAGCCAAAGCCCTGGGCATGCGCTGCGTGCAGGTCTTCACGAAAAATCAGCGCCAGTGGTCGGCCCCGCCTCTCAAGGACGAGACGGTCGAAAAATGGCACGCCGCCGTCAAGGATGCCAAGCTCAAAACAACCGTCAGCCACGACAGCTACCTGATCAACCCCGGCTCCACTGACGCAGGGACACGGAAAAAATCGATCGACCTCCTGGTCGTCGAGATCGAGAACTGCGCGACACTCAAGATCCCCTACCTGGTCATGCACCCGGGTGCCCATCTGGGCGACGGCGAGGAAAAAGGCATCGACCGGATCGCCAAGGGGATCGATCAGGCGCACGAGCGCACCAGCGATGCCGACGTGCTGACCTGCTTGGAGGTCACTGCAGGACAAGGCACGAACCTCGGTTACAAGCTCGAGCACCTCGCGGCGATCATCGACCGCTGCGACTCCGCCGAGCGCCTCGGGGTCTGTCTGGACACCGCACACCTCATCGCAGCCGGGTACGACCTGACCTCGGGGGACGGCATGGCGTCGGTCATCAAAGAGATCAAGCAAGTCCTGACCTTTGATCGCATCAAGGTCATCCACGTCAACGACTCGAAAGTCGAGCGCGGCAAGCGGGTCGATCGGCACGAGCACATCGGCATGGGACATGTCTCGCCCGAGGCCTTCGGCGTGCTCCTGAATCACAAGGTGCTGGGCAAGCTCCCGTTGATCCTGGAGACGCCCAAGGGCGAAGCCCCGGACGGCCGCTCATGGGACCTGGTGAACATCGAAGCACTCGAAGCCATGGCAGAGACAAACTCATAA
- the upp gene encoding uracil phosphoribosyltransferase: MSDPNLHVLDHPVAGDALRQLRDERTEPPAFRGAMHRLTTLLGAQALRDAPVRQLSVRTPLEKTQAVTFAKRVLISPVLRAGLGMVDPILALVPEAVVGCLGFYRDETSLEPVPYYEKLPTPAEDWLTLLVDPMLATGGTAVAAIDLLKANGFTDLRLVCALAAPEGVAAVRSKHPELPIHAGALDRQLNEKGYILPGLGDAGDRQLGTL; encoded by the coding sequence ATGAGTGATCCCAACCTTCACGTTCTCGATCATCCGGTCGCCGGGGACGCGCTGCGGCAGCTCCGTGACGAGCGGACCGAACCACCCGCGTTCCGGGGGGCCATGCACCGCCTGACGACGCTGCTCGGCGCCCAGGCGCTGCGCGATGCCCCGGTTCGTCAACTGTCCGTGCGCACTCCGCTCGAGAAAACCCAGGCGGTCACCTTCGCCAAGAGGGTGCTGATCTCGCCGGTGCTGCGCGCCGGCCTGGGGATGGTCGATCCGATCCTGGCACTCGTTCCCGAGGCGGTGGTCGGCTGTCTTGGGTTCTACCGCGACGAGACATCGCTCGAACCGGTGCCGTATTACGAGAAGCTGCCGACGCCAGCCGAGGACTGGCTGACGCTGCTGGTCGATCCGATGCTCGCCACCGGCGGAACCGCCGTGGCGGCGATCGACCTGCTCAAGGCCAACGGCTTCACCGACCTGCGCTTGGTCTGCGCGCTAGCCGCACCCGAGGGCGTGGCAGCAGTAAGGTCTAAACACCCGGAACTACCGATTCACGCCGGCGCGCTCGACCGGCAACTCAACGAGAAAGGCTACATCCTTCCCGGCCTCGGCGACGCAGGCGATCGACAGCTGGGGACGTTGTGA
- a CDS encoding shikimate kinase encodes MDIVLIGYRGSGKTTIGRLLAERRCLRLIDTDKLVRDCFQGAEVSSIFATHGEPAFRKVETQIALELLQGTGFVAALGGGTPVQPAVTERLLTYTTGVILYLHAPAEVLAERIAADTTDGADRPSLTGRASAADEVAAVLAQREPTYRQLAHHTLDVSTQTPDEIVDGIEAILDGRK; translated from the coding sequence ATGGATATCGTCCTCATCGGCTACCGCGGGTCGGGCAAGACCACCATCGGCAGACTCCTCGCCGAGCGACGCTGCCTGCGTCTGATCGACACTGACAAGCTGGTCCGTGACTGTTTTCAGGGAGCTGAGGTCTCCAGCATCTTCGCGACCCATGGCGAACCCGCTTTCCGGAAGGTCGAGACCCAGATCGCCCTCGAACTCCTGCAGGGCACGGGCTTTGTCGCCGCCCTGGGCGGGGGAACGCCTGTCCAGCCCGCCGTCACCGAGCGCCTGCTCACCTACACCACCGGCGTGATCCTCTACCTCCACGCTCCGGCCGAGGTCCTTGCCGAGCGCATCGCCGCCGACACCACCGACGGTGCCGACCGTCCATCGCTCACCGGCCGGGCCTCCGCCGCCGATGAAGTCGCTGCTGTCCTCGCCCAACGCGAACCCACCTATCGGCAACTCGCTCACCACACCCTCGACGTGAGCACCCAAACTCCCGATGAGATCGTGGACGGGATTGAGGCGATTCTGGATGGCAGGAAGTAG
- a CDS encoding KpsF/GutQ family sugar-phosphate isomerase, which translates to MPPSTTPATLARQVLAAEADAIRAIPLDDDTFNQATQLIADRCTHKAAGAGGSLVVSGLGKSGLIAQKLAATFASTGTPAHFLHPAEAMHGDLGRVRSHDTVLLLSYSGNTDELVNLASILKQDNVPTIAIVGPQNSDLQRLANLTLHVGDITEACPNNLAPTASTTAMLALGDALALAVSQQLAFSPEDFHKVHPGGGLGRQLMPVAEAMRFRTGPDGNLPLIPESTTLADAFAAATEAATRTGVRRAGALLAIHSDGTLAGIFTDGDLRRLLAHPPNTTTNPSSATSILNTPLANILTRNPTTLNHTQTVRDAVRIMRELRIDEIPVLDNHNKPLGMIDVQDLVALKVIQG; encoded by the coding sequence ATGCCTCCCTCCACCACCCCCGCCACCCTCGCCCGCCAGGTCCTCGCCGCCGAAGCCGACGCCATCCGCGCCATCCCCCTCGACGACGACACCTTCAACCAAGCCACACAACTCATCGCTGACCGATGCACCCACAAGGCCGCAGGGGCAGGGGGCTCGCTCGTCGTCTCCGGACTCGGCAAGTCCGGACTCATCGCCCAGAAACTCGCCGCCACCTTCGCCTCCACCGGAACACCCGCCCACTTCCTCCACCCCGCCGAAGCCATGCACGGCGACCTCGGCCGCGTCCGCTCACACGACACCGTCCTCCTCCTCTCCTACTCCGGCAACACCGACGAACTCGTCAACCTCGCCTCCATCCTCAAACAAGACAACGTCCCCACCATCGCCATCGTCGGACCCCAAAACTCCGACCTCCAACGACTCGCCAACCTCACCCTCCACGTCGGCGACATCACCGAAGCCTGCCCCAACAACCTCGCCCCCACCGCCTCCACCACCGCCATGCTCGCCCTGGGCGACGCCCTCGCCCTCGCCGTCTCACAACAACTCGCCTTCTCACCCGAAGACTTCCACAAAGTCCATCCCGGAGGGGGCTTGGGCCGACAGCTCATGCCCGTCGCCGAAGCCATGCGCTTCCGCACCGGACCCGATGGCAACCTCCCCCTCATCCCCGAATCCACCACCCTCGCCGACGCCTTCGCCGCCGCCACCGAAGCCGCCACCCGCACAGGCGTCCGACGCGCTGGCGCCCTCCTCGCCATCCACTCCGACGGCACACTCGCCGGAATCTTCACCGACGGCGACCTCCGACGACTCCTCGCCCACCCCCCCAACACCACAACCAACCCCTCCTCCGCAACCAGCATCCTCAACACCCCCCTCGCCAACATCCTCACCCGCAACCCCACCACCCTCAACCACACCCAAACCGTTCGCGACGCCGTCCGCATCATGCGCGAACTGAGAATCGATGAAATCCCCGTCCTCGACAACCACAACAAACCCCTCGGCATGATCGACGTCCAGGACCTCGTCGCCCTCAAAGTCATTCAGGGCTGA
- a CDS encoding segregation/condensation protein A: protein MTTSHQTTPDINAGYRVDLDAFHGPLDLLLHLVKRQEVDLHDISMSRLAAQYLDQLEGLDRVDVERAGEFLVVAATLIELKSRTLVPAEQSGDLETDGTDGADGGGTDPRADLIRALLAYKRYRDAAQNLGEMAENAAKRFPVNLRTPRPAQDEATAEPIEIDLEEADALTLAATYERVLESIGGPSTHDIGSDETPLSLHMEDMRDLVSRSGLTGIRLRQIFDERTDRMEQVGLFLAVLELVRQRELLVEEGADLRDLILRPADEAHRTLIESDLITQPPQVEDLDAFAWPDEKSRRRAERRILRRQQGKFMDADDDSDDDSPTST, encoded by the coding sequence ATGACCACCTCCCACCAGACCACACCCGACATCAACGCCGGCTATCGCGTCGACCTCGACGCCTTCCACGGACCCCTCGACCTCCTCCTGCACCTGGTCAAACGCCAGGAAGTCGACCTCCACGACATCTCCATGTCCCGCCTCGCCGCCCAGTATCTCGACCAACTCGAAGGCCTCGACCGCGTCGATGTCGAACGCGCAGGCGAGTTTCTCGTTGTCGCCGCAACACTTATAGAGCTCAAGTCCCGCACCCTCGTCCCCGCCGAACAGTCCGGCGACCTCGAAACCGACGGCACCGACGGGGCAGATGGCGGGGGGACCGACCCTCGTGCCGACCTCATCCGCGCCCTGCTCGCCTACAAACGCTATCGCGACGCCGCCCAGAACCTAGGCGAAATGGCCGAAAACGCCGCCAAACGCTTCCCCGTCAACCTGCGCACACCCCGACCCGCCCAGGATGAAGCCACCGCCGAACCCATCGAAATCGACCTCGAAGAGGCCGACGCCCTCACCCTCGCCGCCACCTACGAACGCGTCCTCGAATCCATAGGCGGGCCCTCCACCCACGACATCGGCTCCGACGAAACACCCCTCTCACTCCACATGGAGGACATGCGCGACCTCGTCTCCCGCTCAGGTCTCACCGGCATCCGACTCCGCCAGATCTTCGACGAACGCACCGACCGCATGGAGCAGGTCGGCCTCTTCCTCGCCGTCCTCGAACTCGTCCGCCAACGCGAACTCCTCGTCGAAGAAGGCGCCGACCTCCGCGACCTCATCCTCCGCCCCGCCGACGAAGCCCACCGCACCCTCATCGAATCCGACCTCATCACCCAACCGCCACAAGTCGAGGACCTGGATGCCTTTGCGTGGCCCGATGAAAAATCCCGCCGCCGCGCCGAACGCCGCATCCTCCGCCGCCAGCAGGGCAAGTTCATGGACGCCGACGACGACTCGGATGATGATTCACCAACGTCCACATAA
- a CDS encoding putative motility protein, producing MTEISAATISAQAQGQLMQEVSLRTMRLALDQQQQSGDAAIQLLQQAAEVAKTAPTSASDGVGQNLNLLA from the coding sequence ATGACCGAGATCAGTGCCGCCACCATCTCCGCTCAGGCTCAGGGCCAGCTCATGCAGGAGGTCAGCCTCCGCACCATGCGCCTCGCCCTCGATCAGCAGCAGCAATCAGGCGACGCCGCCATCCAGCTCCTCCAGCAAGCCGCCGAGGTCGCCAAAACCGCACCCACCTCCGCCAGCGACGGCGTCGGCCAGAACCTCAACCTCCTAGCCTGA
- a CDS encoding radical SAM protein produces the protein MSHDSHDPARHQACRSPVIAFYEVTQACDLTCRHCRACAQVHAHPEELSTDTALALLDDLASFETPPMVVFTGGDPMRRADLPQLVRHATSLRLRTSAALSATPRVKPDRLAELRDAGLTTIAVSVDGVDEPTHRALRQVPKTLERAIRILRDAKALGLKTQVNTTITRGNVEQITPWDYEAVFERLLHHQRIQPFAIKTTEAPFFRRYAIEHAASPMLNGSRMTMGVNDGRGVVFIGHTGKIEPSGFLPIECGRFPADSVVNVYENHPVFRDLQDPDRLRGKCGVCPYRRVCGGSRARAYAVSRDYLAEEPDCAYRPPLASLSAIKEPATCSA, from the coding sequence ATGTCTCATGATTCCCACGATCCTGCCCGGCACCAGGCGTGCCGGAGCCCGGTCATCGCGTTCTACGAGGTCACCCAGGCCTGCGACCTCACTTGTCGCCATTGCAGGGCGTGCGCACAGGTCCACGCCCATCCCGAGGAGCTGTCCACCGACACCGCCCTCGCCCTGCTCGACGACCTGGCCAGTTTCGAGACCCCACCCATGGTCGTCTTCACAGGCGGGGACCCCATGCGCCGGGCCGACCTGCCCCAACTCGTCCGCCACGCCACCAGCTTACGCCTGCGCACCTCCGCAGCCCTGTCCGCCACGCCCCGCGTGAAGCCCGACCGCCTCGCGGAACTCCGCGACGCCGGGCTGACCACCATCGCTGTCAGCGTCGATGGCGTCGACGAACCGACCCACCGCGCCCTCCGCCAGGTCCCCAAGACGCTGGAACGCGCCATCCGCATCCTCCGCGATGCCAAAGCCCTCGGACTCAAGACGCAGGTCAACACCACCATCACCCGCGGCAACGTCGAGCAGATCACGCCATGGGACTACGAAGCCGTCTTCGAGCGACTGCTGCACCACCAGCGGATTCAACCATTCGCTATCAAAACAACCGAAGCGCCGTTCTTCAGGCGCTACGCCATCGAGCACGCCGCTTCACCCATGCTCAACGGTTCGCGGATGACCATGGGCGTCAACGACGGCCGGGGCGTGGTGTTCATCGGCCACACCGGCAAGATCGAGCCGTCCGGTTTCCTGCCGATCGAGTGCGGACGCTTCCCCGCGGACTCGGTGGTGAACGTCTATGAGAATCACCCGGTTTTCCGCGACCTGCAGGACCCGGATCGACTCAGAGGCAAGTGCGGGGTGTGTCCCTACCGGCGGGTGTGTGGCGGGAGCCGAGCCCGAGCGTATGCGGTCAGCCGTGATTACCTCGCGGAGGAGCCGGACTGCGCCTACCGGCCGCCTCTGGCGAGTCTGTCGGCAATCAAGGAGCCTGCGACATGTTCAGCGTGA
- a CDS encoding radical SAM protein, with the protein MFSVSNILCGVTSGNERLRYGHKKNSDKERDGLLKPVLRDPYPRAPKPVVAWAVTGVCNLTCKHCYAAAGITPRPNELSTLEGFALIENLRAFGVPALLFSGGEPLMRPDLLALVDHAVALGISCTLSTNGLLIDDYVAQRLKRAGLKYVGVSIDGMRKTHDKLRGKVGAFDKALAAIERCQAVGLRVGARFTVHKLNEPELEDLLDLCVEKKIHRICVYHLAYAGRGKALRDVDLSPEETRKVVDRVFAWTERAHARGEDVEVLTVGNHCDQAYALLRLERDDPRRADKAWAMLRHNGGNRSGQNIASIGPTGDVFIDQFSWHYPCGNIRQQTFGEIWGDPMAPRLRTLRRRPEGLPEQCQSCRFVSVCNGNLRTRAEVATGDFMGMDPQCYLTDQERTPTKRAAMGLSR; encoded by the coding sequence ATGTTCAGCGTGAGCAACATCCTCTGTGGCGTGACCTCGGGTAACGAGCGCCTGCGCTACGGGCACAAGAAAAATAGCGACAAAGAGCGCGATGGCCTTCTCAAGCCCGTCCTGCGTGACCCCTATCCCCGAGCACCGAAGCCGGTGGTGGCCTGGGCGGTGACCGGGGTGTGCAACCTGACGTGCAAGCACTGCTACGCGGCGGCGGGGATAACGCCCCGGCCCAACGAGCTGTCAACGCTCGAAGGCTTTGCGCTGATCGAGAATCTGCGCGCGTTTGGTGTGCCCGCGCTGCTGTTCTCCGGCGGAGAGCCGTTGATGCGCCCGGACCTGCTGGCCCTGGTGGACCACGCCGTGGCGCTGGGCATCAGTTGCACGCTGTCGACCAACGGGCTGCTGATCGATGACTATGTGGCCCAACGCCTAAAACGCGCGGGACTTAAATACGTCGGCGTCTCAATCGACGGGATGCGGAAGACCCACGACAAGCTGCGCGGCAAGGTCGGCGCCTTCGATAAGGCTCTGGCAGCGATCGAGCGATGCCAGGCGGTCGGTCTGCGCGTCGGCGCACGGTTCACGGTGCACAAGCTCAACGAGCCGGAACTCGAGGACCTGCTCGACCTCTGTGTCGAGAAGAAAATTCATCGCATCTGTGTCTATCACCTGGCCTACGCGGGGCGCGGCAAGGCCCTGCGTGACGTGGACTTGTCACCTGAGGAGACGCGCAAGGTCGTCGATCGGGTTTTCGCATGGACCGAGCGAGCGCACGCGCGCGGCGAGGATGTCGAGGTGCTGACAGTGGGGAACCACTGCGATCAGGCTTATGCGTTGCTCCGACTCGAACGTGATGACCCCAGGCGTGCGGACAAGGCGTGGGCCATGCTCCGGCACAATGGCGGGAACCGCAGCGGCCAGAACATCGCCTCGATCGGGCCGACGGGCGATGTCTTCATCGATCAGTTCTCATGGCACTATCCGTGTGGCAACATCCGCCAGCAGACCTTCGGCGAGATCTGGGGCGACCCGATGGCTCCCCGCTTACGCACGCTCCGACGCCGACCCGAGGGCTTGCCGGAGCAGTGCCAGTCGTGCCGGTTCGTGAGCGTGTGCAACGGCAACCTGCGCACACGCGCCGAGGTGGCCACGGGTGATTTCATGGGCATGGACCCACAGTGCTACCTGACGGACCAGGAACGTACTCCGACGAAGCGGGCAGCCATGGGCCTCAGTCGGTAG
- the dnaB gene encoding replicative DNA helicase: MTAFTPQQSRPFRRDFQPPIEIGKLFGKLPPVPREAEAALLGSLLHDPSVTADIIEIVRGPEDFGHQPNSVVYAAIVELFDQTQSVDIVQLNQKLTDRQQLEHVGGTDYLVELAESVPSAAGAKHWARIVRDKGTVRRMIDTAGQILHDCYNNDEDAANILDRAEQKIFELAEAKTDTDIAELKVLLQETYEKLEAQEGRAVTGLATGFYELDEMTNGLQPGEMIIIAARPSMGKTAFALNMAEHVAATNHQGVAVFSLEMGKQQLAQRLLCSRSGVDSHRLRRNMLSREDFAQLSLTVGELSEAPMFIDDTPGLTLLSLRAKARRLKARHDVQAVVIDYLQLMSASGAASREQEVSALSRGIKALARELEVPVICLSQLNRAAEQREGHRPRMSDLRESGSIEQDADVVMMLHREDYYHRGDEDYQETNVAEVIIAKQRNGPTGTVRLQFNGATTRFNNLATGSSF, from the coding sequence ATGACTGCCTTCACGCCACAGCAGAGCCGACCGTTCCGCCGCGACTTCCAGCCGCCCATCGAGATCGGCAAGCTCTTTGGCAAACTCCCCCCGGTCCCCCGCGAGGCCGAAGCCGCCCTCCTCGGTTCGCTCCTCCACGACCCCAGCGTCACCGCCGACATCATCGAGATCGTCCGCGGACCCGAGGACTTTGGCCATCAGCCCAACTCAGTCGTCTACGCCGCCATCGTCGAACTCTTTGACCAGACCCAGTCGGTCGATATCGTTCAGCTCAACCAGAAGCTCACCGACCGCCAGCAGCTCGAGCACGTTGGCGGAACCGATTACCTCGTCGAACTCGCCGAGTCCGTCCCCTCCGCCGCTGGCGCCAAACACTGGGCCCGCATCGTCCGCGACAAGGGTACGGTCCGCCGGATGATCGACACCGCAGGGCAGATCCTCCACGACTGCTACAACAACGATGAAGACGCAGCGAACATCCTCGACCGAGCCGAGCAGAAGATCTTCGAGCTGGCCGAAGCCAAGACCGACACCGACATCGCCGAACTCAAGGTTCTCCTCCAGGAGACCTACGAGAAACTCGAAGCTCAGGAAGGCCGCGCCGTCACCGGGCTCGCCACCGGCTTCTACGAACTCGACGAGATGACCAACGGCCTTCAGCCCGGCGAGATGATCATCATCGCCGCTCGACCCTCGATGGGAAAAACCGCCTTCGCGCTGAACATGGCCGAGCACGTCGCCGCGACCAATCATCAGGGCGTCGCCGTCTTCTCCCTCGAAATGGGCAAGCAGCAACTCGCTCAGCGGCTGCTCTGCTCACGCTCAGGCGTCGACTCTCACCGACTCCGTAGGAACATGCTCTCCCGCGAAGACTTCGCCCAGCTCTCCCTCACCGTAGGCGAACTCTCCGAAGCCCCCATGTTCATCGATGACACCCCGGGGCTCACGCTCCTCTCGCTTCGCGCCAAGGCCCGCCGGCTCAAGGCTCGGCACGATGTGCAGGCTGTCGTGATCGACTACCTCCAGCTCATGTCTGCCTCGGGGGCCGCTTCCCGTGAGCAGGAAGTCTCCGCGCTGTCTCGCGGGATCAAAGCACTCGCCCGCGAGCTGGAAGTCCCGGTCATCTGTCTTTCCCAGCTCAATCGTGCCGCCGAACAACGCGAAGGCCACCGCCCGCGTATGTCTGATCTGCGTGAATCCGGCTCGATCGAGCAGGACGCCGACGTCGTGATGATGCTCCACCGTGAGGACTACTACCACCGCGGCGATGAGGACTATCAGGAAACCAACGTCGCCGAGGTCATCATCGCCAAGCAGCGTAACGGCCCGACGGGTACGGTCCGCCTCCAGTTCAACGGCGCAACCACGCGCTTCAACAACCTCGCCACAGGCTCCAGCTTCTGA
- a CDS encoding LD-carboxypeptidase codes for MAVYLSRNLFMLMVLSVALVGCVGGAQPVLKPKALVPGDTIAFVAPAGELDQVRVERARDRLLAMGFEVIIPENLYRQHGYLAGSDEERAAELMAMFADPEVDAIFPGTGGYGTTRILELLDYEVIRANPKVFIGFSDITGLHAAFHEKTGLVTFHSPNPMWGLGSEDNLRPFSADYFWRAILRDSYVDGKGNPRPKGYVIRSDQRVEAPVETMTGGVARGVIVGGNLSLVQAITGTAYQLDTRGKILYLEDVGEAPYRVDRMLRQMKDSGQLDGISGAILGRFTRRRNEDTSNETTSMREVLEDYFKGLGVPVLVDFPAGHVSDNATLPLGVMVELDADAQTITVLENPVLVD; via the coding sequence ATGGCAGTGTATCTGAGCCGAAACTTGTTCATGCTGATGGTGCTGTCGGTGGCTCTGGTGGGTTGCGTGGGGGGCGCACAGCCGGTTCTCAAGCCCAAGGCACTGGTTCCGGGGGATACGATCGCGTTTGTGGCGCCAGCGGGTGAGTTGGATCAGGTGCGGGTCGAGCGGGCGCGCGATCGCCTGCTGGCCATGGGCTTCGAGGTGATCATCCCGGAAAATCTTTACCGGCAGCACGGGTATCTGGCGGGGAGCGATGAGGAACGCGCTGCGGAGTTGATGGCGATGTTCGCCGACCCGGAGGTGGACGCGATTTTTCCCGGCACCGGCGGGTACGGCACGACGCGGATCCTCGAGCTGCTGGACTACGAGGTGATCCGGGCCAACCCGAAGGTGTTTATCGGGTTTAGTGACATCACGGGGCTGCACGCGGCGTTCCATGAGAAGACGGGGCTGGTGACGTTCCACTCGCCCAACCCGATGTGGGGACTGGGCAGCGAGGACAACCTGCGGCCGTTCTCGGCGGATTATTTCTGGCGTGCGATCCTGCGTGATAGTTATGTCGATGGGAAGGGGAATCCGCGACCGAAGGGTTATGTGATCCGTTCGGACCAGCGGGTGGAGGCTCCGGTCGAGACGATGACGGGCGGCGTAGCGCGGGGCGTGATCGTGGGCGGAAACCTGTCGCTGGTGCAGGCGATCACGGGCACGGCGTACCAACTCGATACGCGGGGGAAGATTCTTTATCTGGAAGATGTCGGCGAGGCGCCGTACCGCGTGGACCGGATGCTCCGACAGATGAAGGACTCGGGGCAGCTCGACGGCATCAGCGGGGCGATTCTGGGTCGGTTCACCCGGCGGCGGAATGAGGACACGTCGAACGAGACGACCTCGATGCGTGAGGTCCTGGAGGATTACTTCAAGGGGTTGGGCGTGCCGGTGCTGGTTGATTTCCCCGCTGGGCATGTGTCGGACAACGCGACCTTGCCGCTGGGCGTGATGGTCGAGCTGGACGCGGATGCACAGACGATCACGGTGCTGGAGAACCCGGTGCTGGTGGATTGA
- a CDS encoding aminodeoxychorismate/anthranilate synthase component II yields the protein MILLIDNYDSFTYNLVQRIGEVLIANGRSAEQAEADLRVVRNDKITTAQIAELAPEAIIISPGPCTPNEAGVSCAVAETFAGKTPLFGVCLGHQSIGQAYGMTVARNTHVMHGKTSPIHHDNQGVFKGLTNPFIATRYHSLVVTPETVDQERFTVSAWTDDGEVMGLRGKPEHFNKVPVESVQFHPESFLTTEGHRLLANFLNLPNVPEPLDAVA from the coding sequence GTGATCCTCCTCATCGACAACTACGACTCCTTCACCTACAACCTCGTCCAGCGGATTGGCGAGGTCCTCATCGCCAACGGCCGCTCCGCCGAGCAGGCCGAGGCAGATCTCCGCGTGGTCCGCAACGACAAGATCACCACCGCCCAGATCGCCGAACTCGCTCCCGAGGCCATCATCATTTCCCCCGGGCCCTGCACCCCCAACGAGGCCGGCGTCTCCTGCGCCGTCGCCGAAACCTTCGCCGGAAAGACCCCACTCTTCGGCGTCTGCCTCGGCCACCAGTCCATCGGCCAGGCATACGGCATGACCGTCGCCCGCAACACCCACGTCATGCACGGCAAGACGTCACCCATCCACCACGACAACCAAGGCGTCTTCAAGGGCCTAACCAACCCCTTCATCGCCACCCGCTACCACTCCCTCGTCGTCACCCCCGAGACGGTTGATCAAGAACGCTTCACCGTCTCCGCCTGGACCGACGATGGCGAAGTCATGGGTCTCCGCGGCAAACCCGAGCACTTCAACAAAGTCCCCGTCGAGTCCGTACAGTTCCACCCCGAATCCTTCCTCACCACCGAAGGCCACCGCCTCCTGGCCAACTTCCTGAACCTCCCCAACGTGCCGGAGCCACTCGACGCCGTGGCCTGA